Proteins from one Flavobacterium branchiarum genomic window:
- a CDS encoding BspA family leucine-rich repeat surface protein → MGALIQNTVFGKSKYKPFISTWKTDNLSTGSSQINQIKLPLTAGGIYNFSVDWGDGTVSRITSWNQAEATHTYSNVGIYQVIITGKCDGFIFRGTGDKMKLMTIQRWGSFFFTINGSAFDGCVNLTLTNVEDIPELKMVRGLSFTFRDCISLTTINHLELWDTSNIRGMTGLFQGAKSFNQDIGGWNVVSVENMIRMFDEATNFDNGGSSSINNWNTSKVVLMEGMFNGCKIFNQDISNWNTSTVINMGTMFSDCLSFNQPIGGWDTSKVTDMRTMFNSAKSFNQPIDSWDVNNVNNMKAMFYNALNFDQNIGNWNVSNVINFKDFMTTKTPTTFSAVNLDALYNGWSSRVLKPNLEIDFGSSKYTSGSAPARAIITSVPNNWVIKDGGQTT, encoded by the coding sequence ATGGGAGCGTTAATACAAAATACAGTTTTTGGGAAAAGTAAATACAAACCATTTATCTCTACTTGGAAAACGGACAATCTTTCAACTGGGTCAAGTCAAATAAACCAAATAAAACTACCACTCACCGCTGGTGGAATTTATAACTTTAGTGTTGATTGGGGAGATGGCACAGTATCTAGAATTACATCTTGGAATCAGGCAGAAGCTACCCACACTTATTCAAACGTTGGAATTTATCAGGTCATTATTACTGGTAAATGTGATGGATTTATATTTAGAGGTACTGGTGACAAGATGAAATTAATGACTATTCAACGATGGGGGAGCTTTTTTTTTACTATTAATGGTAGTGCCTTTGACGGCTGTGTAAATCTTACACTTACTAATGTCGAAGATATACCAGAATTAAAGATGGTTAGAGGTTTATCATTTACATTTAGGGATTGTATATCGTTAACAACAATAAACCATCTAGAACTTTGGGATACTTCAAATATTAGGGGCATGACAGGTCTCTTTCAAGGCGCTAAAAGTTTTAATCAAGATATAGGTGGATGGAATGTTGTGTCTGTTGAAAATATGATAAGAATGTTTGATGAAGCAACTAATTTTGACAATGGGGGTAGCTCAAGTATAAATAACTGGAATACTTCAAAAGTGGTATTAATGGAAGGAATGTTCAATGGTTGCAAAATATTTAATCAAGATATCAGCAATTGGAATACTTCAACAGTTATTAACATGGGTACAATGTTTAGTGATTGCTTATCCTTCAATCAACCTATAGGAGGTTGGGACACTTCAAAAGTTACTGATATGAGAACTATGTTTAATTCTGCTAAAAGTTTTAATCAACCTATTGACTCATGGGATGTTAATAATGTTAACAATATGAAAGCTATGTTTTATAACGCTTTAAATTTCGACCAAAATATAGGTAATTGGAATGTATCAAATGTAATTAATTTCAAAGATTTTATGACAACAAAAACTCCAACAACATTTTCAGCAGTAAACTTAGACGCTCTATATAATGGTTGGAGCTCCAGGGTTTTGAAACCGAATTTAGAAATAGATTTTGGAAGTTCTAAATATACATCTGGTTCTGCACCTGCAAGAGCAATTATAACGTCTGTCCCTAACAATTGGGTTATTAAAGATGGTGGACAAACTACATAA
- a CDS encoding nucleotidyltransferase, with amino-acid sequence MARKIQEIQQEIFDNIKADDNLVEINSTSKTAIYRLFVFVVAFSIWVLEILFDTHKKEVEDILEQKFPHRPSWYRTKALAFQYGFDLIEDTDKYYNVGFPEEQIENSKIIKYSAVTQSAGQLLIKIATESDGVLSPVSTPQKASFDAYMSEIADCGVKYIVVNHLPDILLLNLQIFRDSLVLDNNGMSIINGNFPVQDAILEYMKELPFNGELVLFDLQTKLKNIEGVRIPNIVNAESQIIDISTGEYLPPKAINVKTIPESGYFVVPNFDNVKYVV; translated from the coding sequence ATGGCTAGAAAGATACAGGAAATACAGCAGGAAATTTTTGATAACATCAAGGCTGATGACAACTTGGTAGAGATTAACTCTACGAGTAAAACTGCTATTTATAGATTGTTTGTTTTTGTGGTGGCGTTTTCTATTTGGGTTTTAGAAATTTTGTTTGATACTCACAAAAAAGAGGTCGAGGATATTTTGGAGCAAAAATTCCCGCATCGTCCATCATGGTATAGAACTAAAGCCTTGGCTTTTCAGTATGGTTTTGATTTAATTGAAGATACCGACAAGTATTATAATGTCGGATTTCCGGAGGAACAAATTGAAAATTCTAAAATAATTAAATATTCAGCAGTGACACAATCAGCTGGACAATTGCTGATAAAAATTGCAACTGAAAGCGATGGCGTTTTATCTCCAGTTTCTACTCCTCAAAAAGCATCCTTTGATGCCTATATGAGTGAAATTGCAGATTGTGGTGTAAAATATATTGTGGTAAATCATTTACCTGATATTTTGCTTTTGAACCTTCAAATATTTCGAGATTCATTGGTTCTAGACAATAATGGGATGAGTATTATAAATGGAAATTTCCCTGTACAAGATGCTATTTTAGAGTACATGAAGGAGCTTCCTTTTAATGGTGAGTTAGTCTTGTTTGATTTGCAAACAAAATTAAAAAATATTGAGGGGGTAAGAATTCCAAATATCGTAAATGCAGAATCTCAGATTATTGATATTTCTACAGGCGAGTATTTACCACCCAAAGCAATAAATGTAAAGACAATTCCAGAGAGTGGATATTTTGTAGTACCAAATTTTGATAATGTGAAATATGTGGTATAA
- a CDS encoding late control protein, producing MYILDGKVEIGDYIFNAVHGIEITKSVEELSDTAVIKLPTRFKIRQNGQQLFTEQAIKVGDKVVITLGYEGIYSGVEFTGYVKKISPKIPIEIHCEDAMWLLRRKNINKVWGKTSIKEVLQEVIKDTPIELSRFMKGQDISLDKWIVRNANGAQILESFRKDLAQTVFIDDEGKLYVGLQQLTNIGQTVVYDLNYNLVENNLEFKSADERRIKIKYNYMNPKTNKKESFEFGDMDGEQREYTTSVVSDKKQLEAMANTELKKMKYGGFDGDVVSFLVPFATRGMKAKLIDEEHLNREGNYFIKKVVTTFDTGGARRKATLGNRL from the coding sequence ATGTACATACTGGACGGAAAAGTAGAAATAGGTGATTACATTTTCAACGCCGTTCACGGTATTGAAATAACCAAGTCGGTTGAGGAATTGAGCGACACGGCAGTAATTAAGTTGCCTACCCGCTTTAAAATCCGCCAAAATGGACAGCAATTATTTACGGAGCAAGCTATAAAAGTAGGCGATAAAGTTGTGATTACTTTGGGGTATGAGGGGATTTATTCGGGTGTCGAATTTACGGGTTATGTAAAAAAGATTAGTCCAAAGATTCCGATTGAAATTCATTGCGAGGATGCCATGTGGTTGTTGAGACGAAAAAACATCAATAAAGTTTGGGGTAAAACAAGCATTAAAGAAGTTTTACAGGAAGTAATAAAAGACACTCCCATAGAACTGTCCCGATTTATGAAAGGTCAGGACATTTCCTTGGACAAATGGATTGTTAGGAACGCCAACGGCGCACAAATCTTGGAAAGTTTTAGAAAAGATTTGGCTCAAACTGTATTTATTGATGACGAAGGTAAATTGTATGTCGGATTACAACAGTTGACCAATATAGGACAAACGGTGGTGTATGACTTGAATTATAATTTGGTAGAGAATAATCTTGAGTTTAAAAGTGCCGATGAAAGGCGCATAAAGATTAAGTATAATTATATGAACCCAAAGACCAACAAAAAAGAAAGCTTTGAGTTTGGCGATATGGATGGCGAACAGAGGGAATACACGACCTCGGTGGTTTCAGATAAAAAGCAATTGGAGGCAATGGCAAATACCGAACTTAAAAAAATGAAGTATGGCGGTTTTGACGGTGATGTGGTTAGTTTTTTAGTTCCATTCGCCACCAGGGGGATGAAAGCCAAATTGATTGATGAGGAACATTTGAACCGTGAGGGAAATTATTTTATAAAAAAGGTAGTCACCACTTTTGATACGGGAGGCGCAAGACGAAAAGCAACATTAGGAAATAGACTGTAA
- a CDS encoding DUF6046 domain-containing protein codes for MADFNIKELLIRASLDYIGPVFPLWWKKNESRYKLPDLHGINNKQLLGAKYFMTLKVSHGKDSFLFPNEPIVSIGMSKTIVKTATVGKKKKRSVKEYITTDDEVITIKGVCIDLHDPDKYPADQVKLINDLFEINDSVDIEDNAFFELFGIRKIVLESLDWDEMIGESGMQKYTIKALGDDDFFADLNEKDKDKTNLLS; via the coding sequence ATGGCAGATTTTAATATAAAAGAATTGCTCATAAGAGCATCACTTGATTATATCGGACCCGTTTTTCCGCTTTGGTGGAAAAAGAACGAATCACGGTATAAATTACCCGATTTGCATGGAATCAACAACAAGCAGTTATTAGGCGCAAAATATTTTATGACTCTCAAAGTGTCGCACGGAAAGGATTCTTTTTTGTTCCCAAATGAGCCGATTGTTTCTATTGGAATGTCGAAAACTATTGTAAAAACAGCAACGGTAGGAAAGAAAAAGAAACGCTCTGTTAAAGAATATATCACTACGGACGACGAAGTGATTACGATAAAAGGGGTTTGTATTGATTTGCATGACCCCGACAAATATCCAGCGGATCAAGTAAAATTAATTAATGATTTGTTTGAAATAAACGACTCAGTGGATATTGAAGACAACGCCTTTTTTGAATTGTTTGGTATTCGCAAAATAGTACTTGAAAGTTTGGACTGGGATGAAATGATAGGCGAAAGCGGAATGCAAAAATACACAATCAAAGCACTTGGTGATGATGATTTTTTTGCCGATTTGAATGAAAAAGATAAAGACAAAACGAATTTATTGAGCTAA
- a CDS encoding tape measure protein, with translation MNAYEFIIQMKNYASSSLNQIAASVGMTNTRVNGLNATLRNTEATSGSFFSTLSSGYKSLIGLVGALGISLGVVAGVSTLFNMGVQMEQTNVKFEVLLGSVEKAKVMLGELNDYANATPYSNEGIIKGSETMLGFGLAQEKIMSNMRMLGDVAMGNEEKLGGLSLVYSQIMATGRLMGQDLLQLINQGFNPLQVISENTGISMGVLKKKMEDGAISANMIEEAFRLATSEGGRYYNMSNKMAETAGGKWSTMMGTLQNVVSKIGMSFANWVSPLIDIGIAVTNNIIPFGHAVADVVKWIMQAKPLLFFFTALITGLGISFVVANASFWIFSAQFALFEARLWLATAAQTAFNFVMSMNPIGLVVIAIAALIAIVWSCWNKFEGFRGAIMGTWEVIKGFGTAIKNYVINRIQDLLSGITGMGSALKAFFSGDFKGAFEIGKKAVGDLMGVDSKKKLIDDGMKAAKSFSKGYNDGVNMKAKEAGVEPATKKAKVPDYLKQNKSTVFADLLNDKGKGKKDKKGSKSDNIVSGGSKMTHITINIQKLQDDTKIFVESTEKGIEQLGEKVQEIILRAVNSVNQMQTN, from the coding sequence ATGAATGCCTACGAATTTATCATACAAATGAAAAACTACGCCAGTAGTTCGCTTAATCAAATAGCGGCTAGTGTGGGGATGACAAATACTCGTGTGAATGGCTTGAATGCGACACTTAGAAACACAGAGGCTACATCAGGGTCATTTTTTTCTACTTTAAGTTCAGGTTATAAAAGTTTGATTGGCTTAGTTGGTGCTTTGGGTATTTCCCTTGGTGTCGTTGCTGGTGTCTCAACACTTTTTAATATGGGTGTGCAGATGGAACAAACTAATGTCAAATTTGAGGTGTTACTCGGTTCTGTCGAAAAGGCGAAGGTAATGCTTGGTGAATTGAACGATTATGCAAATGCTACACCTTATAGTAATGAAGGAATTATAAAAGGCTCGGAGACGATGCTCGGTTTTGGTCTTGCCCAAGAGAAAATTATGAGCAATATGAGAATGTTGGGTGACGTAGCTATGGGTAATGAGGAAAAACTAGGCGGTTTATCCTTGGTCTATTCTCAAATTATGGCTACGGGTAGATTGATGGGTCAGGATTTATTACAGTTAATTAATCAAGGCTTTAATCCACTTCAAGTCATATCTGAAAACACAGGTATATCAATGGGTGTTTTAAAGAAGAAAATGGAAGATGGTGCTATTAGTGCCAATATGATTGAGGAAGCATTTAGGCTCGCTACTTCAGAAGGTGGTCGTTATTATAATATGTCTAATAAAATGGCAGAAACGGCAGGCGGTAAATGGAGTACTATGATGGGAACTTTACAAAATGTTGTTTCTAAAATCGGAATGTCATTTGCGAATTGGGTTTCGCCATTGATAGATATTGGCATAGCGGTAACAAATAATATTATACCGTTTGGACACGCCGTTGCGGATGTAGTAAAATGGATAATGCAGGCAAAACCTTTGCTGTTTTTCTTTACCGCATTAATCACTGGACTTGGAATAAGCTTTGTTGTCGCCAATGCGAGCTTTTGGATTTTTTCGGCTCAATTTGCTTTGTTTGAGGCTCGCCTTTGGTTAGCAACTGCAGCGCAAACTGCTTTCAATTTTGTAATGAGTATGAATCCTATTGGATTGGTAGTTATCGCCATAGCGGCATTGATTGCTATTGTGTGGTCTTGTTGGAACAAATTTGAAGGATTTAGAGGCGCAATTATGGGTACTTGGGAAGTTATAAAAGGTTTTGGAACGGCGATTAAAAACTATGTAATTAATCGAATTCAAGATTTATTATCAGGTATTACAGGAATGGGAAGCGCATTGAAAGCTTTCTTTAGTGGCGACTTTAAAGGAGCTTTTGAGATCGGAAAAAAAGCAGTTGGAGACTTGATGGGCGTTGATTCTAAAAAGAAATTGATTGATGATGGTATGAAGGCCGCTAAGTCTTTTTCTAAAGGATACAATGACGGCGTAAATATGAAAGCCAAGGAGGCTGGCGTTGAACCCGCCACAAAAAAGGCAAAAGTTCCTGATTATTTAAAACAAAATAAATCAACAGTTTTTGCTGATTTATTGAACGATAAAGGAAAAGGGAAAAAAGATAAAAAAGGTTCTAAATCGGATAACATTGTTTCGGGAGGTTCTAAGATGACTCATATCACTATCAATATTCAAAAGCTTCAGGACGATACTAAAATATTTGTCGAAAGTACAGAAAAAGGCATTGAGCAATTAGGCGAAAAAGTACAAGAAATAATATTGCGTGCCGTGAATAGTGTCAACCAAATGCAGACAAACTAA
- a CDS encoding DUF2586 family protein — protein sequence MSLPNVIFNISSNGLGLPQAEIQKIPGFVLTGVTVAGVNKVTVGTSYQIFSLEEAINLGITQGGTNDFAYKQIAQFYTEAKKGAELWFMVVASTVTMEDQADITKDYARKLLSDAKGKIRVLGFLKKSSTTETITNGLDADVHLAVVKAQALAQDFANRFYPVQVMISGNKFSGVVADLKDYATTNFNKVSILLANTDGSKEASIGLALGRLASTPTQRKLSRVKDGAIEPFEAYFTNGATVATLDTSWDAIDTKNYIFMRSFANLSGFYFTGDKTLTMPTNDFNSLARGLVMDEGVLIAYTTLVQELSDEVPVTKAGTIHPAITKGWQNAIEAQIKSNMVEVGKLSGVRAFIDENQNVLQTNNVNVALQLLPVGYSDFITVNIGFTTTLD from the coding sequence ATGAGTTTACCAAATGTAATATTCAACATCTCTAGCAATGGTCTAGGGTTGCCACAAGCAGAAATTCAAAAGATACCAGGATTCGTTTTGACGGGTGTAACCGTTGCGGGTGTTAATAAAGTAACTGTGGGTACTTCATATCAAATCTTTTCTTTGGAAGAGGCGATTAACCTGGGGATTACTCAAGGAGGTACAAATGATTTTGCTTACAAGCAAATCGCACAATTCTATACCGAAGCCAAAAAAGGAGCTGAACTTTGGTTTATGGTTGTCGCTTCTACGGTAACAATGGAAGATCAAGCCGATATTACCAAAGATTATGCTCGAAAATTATTGAGTGATGCTAAGGGTAAGATTCGTGTTTTAGGTTTTTTAAAAAAGTCCAGCACAACGGAAACTATTACGAACGGTTTAGACGCTGATGTGCATTTAGCTGTTGTAAAAGCTCAAGCTTTAGCTCAAGACTTTGCCAATCGTTTTTACCCAGTTCAAGTGATGATCTCAGGAAATAAGTTTAGTGGTGTGGTTGCCGATTTAAAAGATTACGCAACTACCAACTTTAACAAAGTTTCGATTTTGTTGGCAAATACAGATGGTTCGAAAGAAGCGTCTATTGGTTTAGCTCTTGGGCGTTTGGCAAGTACACCAACACAAAGAAAATTGAGCCGTGTAAAAGACGGTGCAATTGAACCTTTTGAAGCATATTTTACTAATGGAGCTACAGTGGCAACACTCGACACCTCTTGGGATGCTATAGACACAAAAAACTACATCTTTATGCGAAGTTTTGCTAATTTATCGGGCTTTTACTTCACAGGAGATAAAACGTTAACAATGCCGACAAACGACTTTAATAGTTTGGCTAGAGGCTTGGTAATGGACGAAGGCGTTTTAATAGCGTACACGACTTTGGTACAAGAACTATCTGACGAAGTTCCAGTAACCAAAGCGGGTACCATTCATCCCGCTATTACCAAAGGTTGGCAGAATGCTATCGAAGCTCAAATCAAATCGAACATGGTTGAAGTGGGCAAACTTTCGGGAGTGAGAGCATTTATTGACGAAAATCAAAACGTTTTGCAAACCAACAATGTAAATGTAGCCTTGCAATTGCTACCCGTTGGCTACTCTGATTTTATAACGGTAAATATTGGATTTACCACAACACTAGATTAG
- a CDS encoding CHAP domain-containing protein, producing the protein MTPLAKASLQSAQSQLGVTEIPKGSNAGPEVEIYLRSVGLGKGFAWCMAFVFWNVLQASTKLKTPNPLKKTGGVLVQWNALAPTLKSTTPMAGDIFIMDFGKGVGHTGFVEKVEGLNIHTIEGNTNADGSREGYAVCRKTRKISSIKGFIRI; encoded by the coding sequence ATGACACCATTAGCAAAAGCCTCATTACAATCGGCACAAAGCCAATTAGGCGTAACGGAAATTCCAAAGGGTAGCAATGCAGGTCCCGAAGTCGAAATATATTTAAGAAGTGTCGGACTTGGAAAGGGTTTTGCTTGGTGCATGGCTTTTGTTTTTTGGAATGTACTCCAAGCCAGTACCAAATTAAAAACACCAAATCCACTTAAAAAAACGGGAGGCGTTTTGGTTCAATGGAATGCTTTAGCTCCGACCCTTAAAAGTACTACGCCAATGGCGGGTGACATTTTTATAATGGATTTTGGCAAAGGCGTTGGACACACGGGATTTGTTGAAAAAGTGGAGGGATTGAACATTCATACCATCGAGGGGAACACAAATGCAGACGGTAGTCGTGAAGGTTATGCGGTTTGCCGTAAAACTCGAAAGATTTCGAGTATTAAAGGATTTATCCGAATTTAA
- a CDS encoding oxidase, with translation MGFSDYTHQEHILMATKGEFKEFPELGVGLNRMLSDDDYMPFLIDAKKNLEYDGMKINNIKFEENGNLNIDGYYK, from the coding sequence TTGGGCTTTTCGGACTACACGCACCAAGAACATATTTTGATGGCAACTAAAGGCGAATTCAAAGAATTTCCCGAGTTGGGTGTTGGGCTTAACCGAATGCTTAGCGATGACGATTATATGCCGTTTTTGATTGATGCCAAGAAAAACTTGGAGTATGACGGTATGAAAATTAATAACATAAAGTTTGAGGAAAACGGAAACCTGAACATCGATGGATACTACAAGTAA
- a CDS encoding terminase gpP N-terminus-related DNA-binding protein codes for MDTTSKSKGRMTAAQSDYKKSQAKDLFVKGFSLTNISEILGVGVKTLSNWRELHYWENEKELFAIRPSEIKKLILQYVIDIKEGRQPKHKADDLAKISAAWDRMDDDRKKAVHTMESFDGFSQFMVVQAGNNTGKKRDEILELLQTIRVYFDKYVNELISND; via the coding sequence ATGGATACTACAAGTAAAAGCAAGGGCAGAATGACTGCCGCTCAAAGCGATTATAAAAAATCACAGGCGAAAGATTTGTTTGTAAAAGGTTTTTCGTTGACTAATATTTCTGAAATTTTGGGAGTTGGTGTCAAAACTTTATCGAATTGGCGCGAGCTTCATTATTGGGAAAATGAAAAAGAACTTTTTGCCATACGTCCGAGCGAAATAAAAAAACTAATACTTCAGTATGTAATTGACATTAAAGAAGGGAGACAACCAAAACACAAAGCCGATGATTTAGCTAAAATTTCAGCCGCTTGGGATCGAATGGATGACGACCGTAAAAAGGCTGTACATACAATGGAAAGCTTTGACGGCTTTAGCCAATTCATGGTTGTACAAGCAGGTAACAACACAGGCAAAAAACGTGATGAAATTTTAGAATTGTTGCAGACTATCCGTGTGTATTTTGATAAATATGTAAATGAATTAATAAGCAATGACTAA
- a CDS encoding phage protein Gp36 family protein: protein MFLEKTELKTVGLEEIINKIINNDDTIVEEIIAESIDVMSGYLFQYFDTVAIFEASGANRNLTVLKHLKGIVLFEIYTRRTKQLNDVAKLRYDEAMLWLEKVSKGTIKPNLPPKLIDTNGDGTPDSEVPFMKLGSRKNYPNGW from the coding sequence ATGTTTTTAGAAAAAACCGAATTAAAGACCGTTGGTCTTGAAGAAATCATCAATAAAATTATTAATAACGATGACACAATTGTAGAAGAAATAATCGCCGAAAGTATCGACGTAATGAGTGGATATTTATTCCAGTATTTTGATACGGTAGCCATCTTTGAAGCTTCGGGCGCAAACCGCAATCTTACGGTATTGAAACACCTCAAAGGCATTGTACTTTTTGAAATTTATACTCGTAGAACCAAGCAGTTAAACGATGTTGCCAAATTACGCTACGATGAGGCGATGTTATGGCTCGAAAAGGTCTCAAAAGGAACTATAAAACCCAATTTACCTCCAAAGCTCATAGATACTAATGGCGACGGAACTCCCGACAGCGAAGTGCCATTTATGAAATTGGGCAGTCGGAAAAATTACCCTAATGGCTGGTAG
- a CDS encoding phage morphogenesis protein — protein sequence MAGSLSDLQKLLIRASKEIPDKALRVIGVEGKKFIEKNFRDQSFTDTTSEKWKDRKTTDKNGLDSTRYRTNRVGRSGSLNRYGSRIADRAILVGFNTGGDKLKNSFKYSVSKGSNTVVFRTYKPYAKRHNEGLDGMSKRKFIGKSEYLNRQIADKIKRELDLTLR from the coding sequence ATGGCTGGTAGTTTATCCGACTTGCAAAAACTACTTATCCGAGCCTCAAAAGAGATTCCCGATAAAGCATTGCGAGTTATTGGAGTAGAAGGAAAGAAGTTTATAGAAAAGAATTTTCGAGACCAAAGCTTTACCGATACTACCTCCGAAAAATGGAAAGATCGTAAAACGACAGATAAAAATGGTCTTGACAGCACACGCTACAGAACCAACCGAGTAGGACGTTCAGGAAGCTTAAACCGATACGGTAGCAGAATAGCCGATCGTGCCATATTGGTGGGTTTTAATACAGGAGGTGACAAGTTAAAAAACTCCTTTAAATATAGTGTGAGCAAAGGCAGTAATACGGTAGTTTTTAGAACTTATAAACCGTATGCGAAAAGGCATAACGAAGGACTTGACGGAATGTCGAAACGTAAATTTATCGGTAAATCAGAGTATTTAAACCGACAAATTGCGGACAAAATAAAAAGAGAATTAGATTTAACACTACGATAA
- a CDS encoding phage portal protein family protein, giving the protein MSSKYRNIANTKRQVSKVNLSGNAISKKVSLSNVDSSNISKITDLMVDVIRRQRRLWRKEINDWQAARYAYYQSEIPRFFPMQEVYDDIMLDGHLTAVTEDRTLRTINEDYIFSIDGIKDDKLTAFIEDQEWFDYVLDEAHKTTFKGEGFLWIKDFEKGNIKEVEMIDRGLLVPGQKILLYDINGTKGLDVSEVDDILLYAKFYSNIGILEKAAVYTILKRHSWGSWDEFEELFGVPIRIAKVASQSETVKNEVAGWLEEMGSAPYGVFPVGTEIDIKENSKADAFNVFYQKIQALDKELSKLILHQTMTTENGASKAQGTVHENTLEEVIKSDKKKMLSFLNKRLVPSMRKLGYAIPDNAKITIEKTKDPEKQIKIDSHLMSNGYILKQQYVEEVYGVEIESMPSGQTPPTYPDNAKKP; this is encoded by the coding sequence ATGAGTTCAAAATATAGAAACATAGCCAATACAAAAAGGCAAGTGAGCAAGGTCAATCTTTCAGGAAATGCCATAAGCAAAAAAGTAAGCTTGTCAAATGTTGATTCAAGTAACATCTCTAAAATAACGGATTTGATGGTCGATGTTATCCGCCGTCAACGTAGATTGTGGCGTAAAGAGATTAACGATTGGCAAGCGGCTAGATATGCTTATTATCAATCCGAAATACCTCGTTTCTTTCCGATGCAAGAAGTCTATGACGATATCATGTTAGATGGACATTTGACCGCCGTAACCGAAGACAGAACGCTAAGAACCATTAACGAAGATTACATCTTTTCGATTGACGGAATCAAAGATGATAAATTAACGGCTTTTATTGAAGATCAGGAATGGTTTGATTATGTTTTAGATGAAGCCCATAAAACAACCTTTAAAGGCGAAGGTTTCCTTTGGATAAAAGACTTTGAAAAAGGGAACATCAAAGAGGTCGAAATGATTGATCGTGGTTTGTTGGTACCAGGACAAAAAATACTATTGTACGACATCAATGGAACGAAAGGTTTGGACGTTTCTGAAGTAGACGACATTTTGCTTTATGCTAAGTTTTACAGCAATATTGGAATATTAGAAAAGGCGGCAGTTTACACCATACTTAAACGCCACTCGTGGGGTTCTTGGGATGAGTTCGAAGAATTATTTGGTGTTCCGATTCGTATTGCCAAAGTAGCCAGTCAAAGCGAAACTGTAAAAAACGAAGTTGCAGGATGGTTGGAAGAAATGGGAAGCGCGCCTTATGGAGTTTTTCCAGTAGGTACGGAAATCGATATTAAAGAAAATAGTAAGGCGGATGCTTTTAATGTTTTTTACCAAAAAATACAGGCGTTAGACAAAGAGCTTTCTAAACTGATTTTACACCAAACAATGACAACCGAAAATGGAGCGAGCAAAGCCCAAGGAACGGTACACGAAAATACTTTGGAAGAGGTCATCAAAAGCGATAAAAAGAAAATGCTTTCTTTCCTAAACAAACGCTTAGTTCCCTCTATGCGCAAGCTCGGTTATGCTATTCCAGATAATGCCAAAATTACTATTGAAAAAACCAAAGACCCCGAAAAGCAAATTAAAATTGATAGCCATTTAATGAGTAACGGTTATATTTTAAAACAGCAATATGTTGAGGAAGTTTATGGAGTAGAAATTGAAAGTATGCCGTCAGGTCAAACGCCACCAACATACCCCGACAATGCAAAAAAGCCCTAA